In Flammeovirgaceae bacterium 311, one DNA window encodes the following:
- a CDS encoding hypothetical protein (COG5642 Uncharacterized conserved protein), protein MYDDLALVDQARKGVDIQCFYLLGEKSGFSKEELAALLGVAPKTIDNYRNNHKLVQHDQAEKLLMLLRLYERGQKLFGEIKEFRDWLYYPQPALEMRPPVDLLDSISGIRLVEECLERIEHGYAA, encoded by the coding sequence ATGTATGATGATCTGGCCCTGGTAGACCAGGCCCGGAAAGGCGTTGACATCCAGTGTTTCTATCTGCTGGGAGAAAAATCCGGATTCAGCAAAGAAGAACTGGCAGCCTTGCTGGGCGTAGCACCCAAGACGATTGACAATTACCGCAACAATCATAAGCTGGTTCAGCATGATCAGGCTGAAAAACTCCTGATGTTGCTGCGCCTCTATGAGCGCGGGCAAAAGCTGTTCGGAGAAATCAAGGAGTTCCGTGACTGGTTGTACTACCCACAACCAGCACTGGAAATGCGCCCGCCCGTAGACCTGCTGGATTCTATTTCCGGCATTCGGCTGGTGGAGGAGTGCCTGGAGAGGATTGAACATGGCTATGCAGCTTAG
- a CDS encoding hypothetical protein (COG5654 Uncharacterized conserved protein) has protein sequence MILFRITLKDYAKTLYAPGVPGRWNRRGELVIYCAENIAVAALENMAHRMGQGGLGGDFACMQIQIPDDVSIQAVSIGSLPPDWGLPSSYAVTQPMGSAWYRNNSALLLKVPAATCPGQFNFVINSMHQDFKRVEIIGTTPFMFDPRFKSIDEELVRISKKPKK, from the coding sequence ATGATCCTCTTTCGTATTACCCTGAAAGATTATGCTAAAACCCTCTATGCGCCGGGAGTACCCGGCCGCTGGAACCGCCGTGGTGAACTGGTGATATACTGTGCTGAAAATATTGCCGTAGCGGCACTGGAAAACATGGCTCACCGCATGGGCCAGGGAGGTTTGGGAGGGGACTTTGCCTGTATGCAGATCCAGATACCAGATGATGTGAGCATCCAGGCTGTTTCCATCGGCAGCCTGCCTCCAGACTGGGGGCTTCCCTCTTCCTATGCTGTTACCCAACCCATGGGTTCTGCCTGGTACAGAAACAACAGTGCCCTGCTGCTGAAGGTGCCGGCAGCTACCTGTCCCGGCCAGTTCAATTTTGTGATCAACTCAATGCACCAGGATTTCAAAAGAGTAGAGATCATAGGCACTACCCCTTTCATGTTCGATCCCCGCTTTAAAAGCATAGATGAGGAGCTGGTCA